In a genomic window of Vairimorpha necatrix chromosome 12, complete sequence:
- a CDS encoding heat shock protein HSP 90, which yields MESGEKKEQYEFDVNTNQLMDIIIKSVYSSSEIFLRELISNSSDASDKFRTLYLELKEQGLAVDDPSCAEIEVIPNLKNKTLTIKDNGIGMKKSDLISFIGTIASSGTRKFKEALEKKEAGNGDINHLIGQFGLGFYSSYLVAEKVDIITKHPQDEAYVWSSNGKENYTIEKYEGKEFSHGTSVILYIKEGNEEYLESDKIMSLIKKYSQYVLYPLFVYVEKEVEVKDEEEKEGDKKEDTDEPVVEEVKEKVVKKQKVIEKVRVNIDKPLWEKNIKNVPEEEIQSFYKSISGDWDNYLAVESWTIEGFMTMKLLLFIPKRSRMDMFSAKNKKPKNFKLFANNVFVTDDFGESIPEWMNFVVGIVSSNDISMNVSRELIQHGNVFKLIKKTVPQKLLDMITKLSRDEEKYNAFYKEFANCLKLAISEITDSQQEKIVNCLRYTTSKSEGKQRSFMEYVENMKENQNQIFVLTGLGKNQVEHNPILQAYKDYEVIFMHESVDEVMLRGLKKYKEKSVQRIDSEGVEIAEESNEKKEELTKEFENVLTKVKEVLNNQVEKVVLNLRLEDVPAVVTTTKYSNSAAMEAIMKSQIMAESNPLAAFAAASKKVLELNPYDEIMTSLKKLLEEDRQEEFKETTEILFNTVLVNCGFVVNDPMNHCKQVYRKLRRSG from the coding sequence ATGGAAAGCggagaaaaaaaagaacaaTACGAATTCGACGTAAATACAAACCAACTTATGGACATCATAATTAAGTCAGTTTACTCATCATCAGAAATATTCTTAAGAGaattaatttctaattcttcTGATGCAAGTGACAAGTTTAGAACTTTGTACTTAGAATTGAAAGAACAAGGACTTGCAGTTGATGACCCGTCTTGTGCAGAAATAGAAGTAATTCCCAATTTAAAGAACAAGACTTTGACTATTAAAGACAATGGAATAGGAATGAAGAAATCTGATCTTATAAGCTTTATTGGTACCATCGCCAGCTCTGGTACAAGAAAATTCAAAGAAGCTTTAGAAAAGAAGGAAGCGGGAAATGGAGACATAAATCATTTGATTGGTCAATTTGGTCTTGGTTTTTATTCTTCTTATCTTGTCGCTGAAAAAGTTGACATTATTACTAAGCATCCTCAAGATGAAGCTTATGTTTGGTCTTCTAACGGGAAAGAGAATTACACTATTGAGAAATACGAAGGAAAAGAATTTAGCCATGGAACATCTGTGATTTTGTACATTAAAGAAGGAAATGaagaatatttagaaaGCGACAAGATCATGTCTCtaattaagaaatattCTCAATATGTTCTTTATCCTCTTTTTGTATACGTAGAAAAAGAAGTAGAAGTTAAAGACGAAGAAGAGAAAGAAGGAgacaaaaaagaagatacaGACGAACCAGTAGTAGAAGAAGTCAAAGAAAAGGTAGTGAAGAAACAGAAAGTTATAGAGAAAGTCAGAGTAAATATTGACAAACCTCTTTGggagaaaaatattaaaaatgtgCCTGAAGAAGAAATCcaaagtttttataaatccaTTTCTGGAGACTGGGACAATTATCTAGCAGTAGAGTCCTGGACAATAGAAGGATTTATGACTATGAAATTATTGCTTTTTATACCTAAGAGAAGTAGAATGGACATGTTCAGTGCGAAGAATAAGAAGCCTAAGAATTTCAAGCTCTTTGCTAATAATGTCTTTGTAACTGACGACTTCGGCGAGAGCATCCCCGAGTGGATGAACTTCGTAGTCGGAATCGTCTCAAGTAATGACATTTCTATGAATGTGTCAAGAGAATTAATTCAACATGGAAATGTTTTCAAGTTAATTAAGAAGACTGTCCCTCAGAAATTACTAGATATGATCACTAAATTATCAAGAGACGAAGAAAAATACAACGCATTCTACAAAGAATTTGCGAATTGCCTAAAATTGGCCATTTCTGAAATCACAGACTCGCAACAAGAGAAAATAGTAAACTGCCTAAGATACACGACTTCTAAATCAGAAGGAAAGCAGAGATCATTTATGGAATATGTTGAAAATATgaaagaaaatcaaaatcaaatattcgTCTTGACAGGCTTAGGAAAAAACCAAGTCGAGCATAATCCAATTTTGCAGGCCTATAAAGATTACGAAGTCATTTTCATGCACGAATCAGTGGACGAAGTGATGCTTAGAggattaaagaaatataaggAAAAATCTGTCCAAAGAATCGACTCAGAAGGCGTGGAAATCGCGGAAGAATCAAATGAGAAAAAGGAAGAACTTACTAAGGAATTTGAAAATGTTCTTACAAAAGTCAAGGAAGTACTCAACAATCAAGTAGAGAAAGTCGTCTTGAATTTGAGACTTGAAGATGTCCCTGCTGTAGTCACTACTACTAAATATTCCAACTCGGCTGCTATGGAAGCAATTATGAAATCTCAAATTATGGCCGAGTCGAATCCACTCGCTGCATTCGCCGCGGCATCTAAGAAGGTTTTAGAACTAAATCCTTATGACGAGATTATGACAAGCTTGAAGAAATTACTAGAAGAAGACAGGCAAgaagaatttaaagaaacCACGGAAATATTATTCAACACTGTACTTGTGAACTGTGGATTCGTAGTGAATGATCCTATGAACCACTGCAAACAAGTTTATAGAAAGTTAAGAAGATCtggttaa
- a CDS encoding endonuclease: MSNKKDNNSNKYVNLDSPSSTSDQATCRITNGDNEEICKEENMDSILLKLKNLMSMEKWITFQGLKTEDPKTFLGQFLEYEKQWPQSTLYAKATSMLKGKAELWFRANEESMLTYKQFVENFKRNFIKRESEIDKTEKFWDLIREGPIHPDMLSYSYSLHIYAGQSESLFKRSKEKLRDLLDDEYLRDGIERCHDWNELEEYIKLKEERLNKKIRIFYKKQYKNKNEYKNKNEYKNKNEYKSSERKIDYRGNETRVSPDSKPYKKELFKKNEQKKALIISAKLLKVNDRRPRVKLNFEDQVIVALLDSGANASVIRRKEAEELSDEILKEKGEIKGFNGTSRVIGSCKLKIKPNNRSGAETITLLVVNDMEEAIILGIEEIEKLNMIDYIPINQKKVGKKRSIPKKKRIVLNAEVTTKKEDSNPDLNELIKNIKCENTLLRKKYTHTLGKYTKLFSDDNSLNNIEIEHAIELVNGATMSPCPKYKRSPEEHKIIREEVKKFIEKGIIEESESQYISPVVLVKKKDGGIRFCIDFRRLNKITIPYEYPIPRIDETLDQLQGAKIFSTMDVESAYNQISVRQEDRFKTAFYTREGIYQWRKMPFGLINAPFTFQKIMNKYFAKYMHKFVTIYLDDILVYSNDHDSHLQHLETILSIIKKVGLKLNKKKCQFVQESVEFLGFSVCNGEISIPLQQKMRSINWPEPKTKRDVRAFNGYSSFFSKFINNYADKMNPLYDTIKGAKNSKLKMTEEALQAFNNMKKEIANASGLKLPDFRKKFYLYTDASNLALGAVLQQEDEHGELRPIICISRTLSPAEINYTVTEKECLGVVWGVKKLRVYLTQQFIIRTDHQALKWLLNLKEATGRLMRWILTLQEYKYIIEYIPGEENVMADALSRIVMIASNTQEEEKLSADEKVRVILKSHHECGHGGVDATYVLTLREKKWKGMYKDVIETIRRCNICNRHSRGATNLQKIRLPLMNPLDRIGIDLVGPLPKSYNGNRYVVIATDYVTRWCEAEAIKSKSTNVIALFILKKIICQHGPPKEILSDQGAEFTSRLIKTICGMMNCKKSFTSSYNPKCNGLAERTNQTLIGKLAKLVDGRWKQWDEYLPYAIFAYRISPRKQSKRSPYELLYGRLPNSFLEAKIDDNILEDNGLIVERLNEFRKLMINEEKEIRAKEITKVKKGRSPDDIEENDYVRRKKLLTEKENKLDANFDGIYKVIKKGKNGNYEIEGLNGMRYSVNRKDLMKIEESDPIDWILSKEGRVSGCRPALTIRLPVEQ; encoded by the coding sequence ATGAGcaacaaaaaagataacaactcaaataaatatgttaaCTTAGACTCACCCTCTTCTACTTCGGATCAGGCTACATGCCGGATCACAAATGGCGACAACGAAGAGATTtgtaaagaagaaaatatggATTCAATActcttaaaattaaaaaatttaatgtcAATGGAAAAGTGGATAACTTTTCAAGGACTAAAAACTGAAGATCCAAAGACATTTTTAGGGCAATTCTTAGAATATGAGAAGCAATGGCCTCAGAGCACCCTATATGCAAAAGCGACTTCAATGCTTAAGGGAAAAGCCGAACTATGGTTTAGAGCGAACGAAGAATCGATGCTCACATATAAGCAATTtgttgaaaattttaaacgtaattttattaaaagagaaTCAGAAATAGATAAAACTGAAAAATTCTGGGACCTAATCAGGGAAGGCCCAATTCATCCAGATATGCTGTCATACAGTTACAGCCTACATATATACGCTGGACAATCAGAATCcttatttaaaagaagtaAAGAGAAACTCAGAGATTTATTAGATGACGAATACCTTCGCGATGGTATAGAAAGATGTCATGATTGGAACGAGTTAGAGGAATACATAAagttaaaagaagaaagattaaacaaaaaaattcgaatcttctataaaaaacaatataaaaataaaaacgaatataaaaataaaaatgaatataaaaataaaaatgaatataaaagtaGTGAAAGAAAAATAGACTACAGGGGTAACGAGACAAGAGTCAGCCCCGATTCAAAgccttataaaaaagaattatttaaaaagaatgaGCAAAAGAAAGCTCTAATTATCTCGGCAAAACTACTAAAAGTAAATGATCGAAGACCAAgagtaaaattaaattttgaagatCAAGTTATAGTAGCATTATTGGACTCCGGGGCTAACGCATCAGTTATACGTAGAAAAGAAGCGGAAGAGCTGAGTGATGAAATTCTAAAGGAAAAAGGAGAAATAAAAGGTTTTAATGGAACAAGCAGAGTGATAGGCTCATGTaaacttaaaataaaaccaAATAATCGCTCAGGAGCGGAAACAATTACCTTATTAGTGGTGAATGATATGGAGGAAGCAATAATTCTTGGaatagaagaaattgaaaaattaaatatgataGACTATATTCCAATAAATCAAAAGAAAGTCGgtaaaaaaagatcaaTACCTAAGAAAAAAAGGATTGTATTAAACGCGGAAGTTACTACAAAGAAGGAAGATAGTAACCCGGATTTGAATGAATTAATTAAGAACATCAAATGTGAAAACACACTGTTAAGAAAGAAGTATACACACACTCTTGGAAAATATACTAAACTATTCTCTGATGATAATTCGTTAAATAATATCGAGATCGAACACGCGATCGAATTAGTAAATGGAGCTACTATGTCTCCATGCCCAAAGTATAAAAGATCCCCAGAAGAACATAAGATCATCCGAGAggaagtaaaaaaattcattgaAAAGGGTATAATCGAGGAGAGTGAAAGCCAGTATATATCACCAGTGGTactagtaaaaaaaaaggatGGAGGTATTAGGTTTTGTATAGACTTCCGACGATTgaataaaataacaataCCATATGAATATCCGATACCAAGGATTGATGAGACCCTGGATCAACTACAAGGGGCTAAAATATTCAGCACAATGGACGTTGAATCGGCTTATAACCAGATATCTGTAAGGCAAGAAGATAGATTTAAGACTGCTTTCTACACACGAGAAGGAATCTATCAATGGAGAAAAATGCCTTTCGGGTTAATTAATGCACCCTTTACATTTCAAAAGATCATGAATAAATACTTTGCGAAATATATGCACAAATTTGTAACAATATACTTAGATGATATTTTAGTATATTCAAACGATCATGATAGCCATCTACAACATTTAGAGACTATTCTGAGTATAATTAAGAAGGTAGGGCTGAAActaaacaagaaaaaatgtCAATTTGTACAGGAAAGTGTGGAATTTCTTGGATTTAGTGTGTGCAACGGAGAGATTTCAATACCATTGCAGCAAAAGATGCGTTCAATCAATTGGCCCGAACCGAAGACAAAAAGAGATGTCAGGGCATTCAATGGatattcttcattttttagcaagtttattaataattacgCAGATAAAATGAATCCATTATACGATACGATTAAGGGAgctaaaaattcaaaactGAAAATGACAGAAGAAGCTTTGCAAgcatttaataatatgaaaaaagaaatcgCCAATGCATCTGGCTTGAAACTACCAGATTttagaaagaaattttacttATATACAGATGCATCGAATTTGGCATTAGGAGCAGTATTACAACAAGAAGATGAACATGGAGAATTGAGACCCATTATATGCATCTCAAGAACTTTGAGCCCAGCAGAAATTAACTACACGGTAACAGAAAAGGAGTGCCTAGGTGTAGTATGGGGAGTTAAAAAACTACGAGTTTATCTAACACAACAGTTTATAATAAGGACGGATCATCAAGCATTAAAATGGCTACTAAATCTAAAAGAGGCTACAGGTAGACTAATGAGATGGATATTGACCTTACAAGAGTATAAGTATATAATTGAATACATACCTGGAGAAGAAAATGTAATGGCCGATGCACTCAGTAGAATTGTGATGATAGCATCAAATACTCAAGAAGAGGAAAAGCTATCCGCCGACGAGAAGGTTCGAGTAATACTAAAAAGTCATCACGAGTGCGGACATGGCGGTGTTGATGCAACATACGTACTCACATTgagagaaaaaaaatggaaagGCATGTATAAGGACGTGATCGAAACGATAAGAAGATGTAACATATGTAATCGACATTCACGTGGGGCCACTAATTTACAGAAAATCAGACTTCCACTGATGAATCCTCTGGATAGAATAGGGATAGACCTAGTAGGTCCTCTACCGAAAAGTTATAATGGAAATAGATACGTAGTAATCGCAACGGATTATGTAACTAGATGGTGCGAAGCAGAAGCGATAAAATCTAAATCTACAAATGTAATTGCTTTATTTATACTAAAGAAGATAATTTGCCAACATGGACCCCCTAAGGAAATATTGTCTGATCAAGGGGCGGAATTCACGAGCagattaataaaaactatatGTGGCATGATGAATTGTAAGAAATCGTTTACTTCAAGTTACAACCCAAAATGTAATGGGTTGGCAGAGCGCACTAATCAAACCTTGATAGGTAAACTAGCTAAATTAGTTGATGGTAGGTGGAAACAGTGGGATGAATACCTCCCCTATGCGATATTTGCTTACCGAATATCTCCAAGAAAACAATCGAAAAGGTCACCGTATGAACTTTTATATGGGAGATTACCAAATTCGTTTCTAGAGGCTAAGATAGATGATAACATCCTTGAAGATAATGGCCTTATAGTCGAGAGATTAAACGAATTTCGGAAACTAATgataaatgaagaaaaagaaatacgTGCAAAAGAAATAACAAAGGTTAAAAAAGGTAGAAGCCCTGACGATATTGAAGAAAATGATTACGTAAGAAGGAAAAAACTGTTAACTGAAAAAGAGAATAAGTTAGATGCAAACTTTGATGGAATCTataaagtaataaaaaaagggaagAATGGAAACTATGAAATTGAAGGTTTAAATGGAATGCGATACTCAGTGAATCGAAAAGACTTAATGAAAATTGAAGAGTCAGATCCAATAGATTGGATTCTTTCGAAGGAGGGGAGAGTGTCAGGCTGCAGACCTGCACTGACGATACGGCTTCCAGTTGAACAATAA